One window of Immundisolibacter sp. genomic DNA carries:
- the uppS gene encoding polyprenyl diphosphate synthase yields the protein MTTPPATHALQHIAIVMDGNGRWARLRRLPRVAGHRAGARVVREIVEAAAMRGVANLTLFAFSSENWRRPADEVSLLMALFVRALRDEGNRLVENNVRLTVIGDRAALPVRLQKTIARVEADSAHCNGMRLTVAANYGGRWDIVQAARRIVAATAAGEFDPATLDEASFTPWLALDQAPPVDLLIRTGGEFRISNFLLWHLAYAELYFTDTLWPDFDPAALDLALDWFANRERRFGRTDEQLRIGGTGA from the coding sequence GTGACCACGCCCCCGGCCACGCACGCACTGCAACACATCGCAATCGTCATGGATGGCAATGGCCGCTGGGCGCGCCTGCGGCGCTTGCCGCGGGTAGCAGGTCACCGTGCCGGTGCCCGTGTGGTGCGCGAGATCGTCGAGGCGGCCGCCATGCGCGGCGTGGCCAACCTCACGCTGTTTGCCTTCAGTAGCGAGAATTGGCGCCGGCCGGCGGACGAGGTGTCGTTGCTGATGGCGCTATTCGTGCGCGCGCTGCGCGACGAGGGAAACCGTCTGGTGGAAAACAACGTTCGCCTGACGGTCATTGGCGATCGCGCCGCCCTGCCGGTTCGCTTGCAAAAGACCATCGCGCGGGTGGAGGCGGACAGCGCCCACTGCAACGGCATGCGCCTTACGGTGGCGGCCAACTACGGTGGGCGATGGGACATTGTGCAGGCCGCCCGGCGCATCGTCGCCGCCACCGCCGCCGGTGAGTTCGACCCGGCAACACTCGACGAAGCCAGCTTCACGCCTTGGCTAGCCCTCGACCAGGCGCCGCCGGTAGACCTGCTGATCCGCACCGGGGGTGAGTTTCGTATCAGCAATTTTCTGCTTTGGCATCTGGCCTATGCGGAGCTTTATTTTACGGACACCCTGTGGCCGGACTTCGACCCCGCCGCGCTGGATCTGGCCTTGGATTGGTTTGCCAACCGTGAACGACGCTTCGGTCGCACCGATGAACAACTACGCATTGGCGGGACTGGTGCCTAG
- the frr gene encoding ribosome recycling factor, whose translation MIDDVHKDAEQRMVKTLHALQEELKKLRAGRAHPALLDQIHVSYYGADTPLRQLANVNAEDARTLLVAPFDKSSVAAIDKAIRESDLGLNPSTSGMVIRVPLPALTEQRRKELIRVVRSEGEACRVALRNVRRNANASLKELEKEKLISSDEATRGEAEIQKLTDRYVAETDSLLAAKEADLLDV comes from the coding sequence ATGATCGATGACGTTCACAAAGATGCCGAGCAACGCATGGTCAAAACCCTCCATGCACTGCAGGAAGAACTGAAAAAACTCCGCGCTGGACGCGCCCATCCGGCGCTGCTGGACCAGATCCACGTCAGCTACTATGGCGCGGACACACCGCTACGGCAGTTAGCCAACGTGAATGCCGAGGACGCCCGTACCTTGCTGGTGGCGCCGTTCGACAAGAGTTCCGTGGCGGCGATCGACAAAGCCATTCGCGAATCAGACCTTGGCTTGAATCCTTCGACTTCGGGCATGGTGATTCGCGTACCGTTGCCAGCATTGACCGAGCAGCGGCGCAAGGAACTGATCCGGGTGGTGCGCTCCGAAGGCGAAGCGTGCCGGGTCGCCCTGCGCAACGTTCGGCGCAACGCCAACGCCTCGCTCAAGGAACTGGAGAAGGAAAAACTGATCTCGAGTGACGAGGCGACCCGCGGAGAAGCCGAAATACAGAAGCTCACTGACCGTTACGTGGCCGAGACCGACTCCCTGCTGGCGGCGAAAGAAGCCGACCTGCTGGACGTCTGA
- the pyrH gene encoding UMP kinase encodes MAAAAPKIQRILLKLSGEALAGGKPHGFDRPAMQAVAEELRPVLAAGVQVGLVVGGGNLFRGLPAAADGADRATADYIGMLATVMNALALHEALETAGLPARVMSALAVTGVAEPFIRAKALAHLAKGRVVLFAGGTGNPYFTTDTAACVRALDIGAQLLLKSTKVDGVYDADPVLHPTASRYEQLDYDEVLQRHLGVMDATAVVLAREHGLPVRVFDMHSRGALARIVRGEAVGTLMSASASDRSGR; translated from the coding sequence ATGGCTGCGGCAGCGCCCAAGATCCAGCGCATCCTGCTCAAGCTGAGCGGCGAGGCGCTGGCCGGAGGCAAGCCGCATGGCTTCGACAGGCCAGCCATGCAGGCCGTGGCGGAAGAACTCAGGCCGGTGCTCGCAGCGGGGGTGCAAGTCGGTTTGGTGGTCGGCGGCGGCAATCTGTTTCGCGGCCTGCCGGCGGCGGCCGACGGTGCCGATCGGGCCACTGCCGATTACATCGGCATGCTTGCCACGGTCATGAACGCACTCGCCCTGCATGAAGCACTCGAAACCGCCGGTCTGCCAGCGCGGGTCATGTCCGCGCTGGCGGTCACCGGCGTGGCAGAGCCGTTCATTCGCGCCAAGGCATTGGCCCATCTTGCCAAGGGCCGGGTGGTTCTGTTTGCCGGTGGCACTGGTAATCCATACTTCACAACCGATACTGCGGCTTGCGTGCGTGCGCTCGACATTGGCGCCCAGCTGCTGCTGAAATCGACCAAAGTAGACGGTGTCTACGATGCCGATCCGGTGTTGCATCCCACCGCATCGCGCTATGAGCAGCTGGATTACGATGAAGTCCTGCAGCGGCATCTGGGCGTGATGGACGCCACGGCCGTGGTGCTGGCTCGCGAGCATGGCTTGCCGGTGCGGGTATTCGACATGCATAGCCGTGGCGCGTTGGCGCGCATCGTTCGGGGTGAGGCGGTCGGAACATTGATGTCAGCGTCTGCCTCAGACCGGTCGGGGAGATAA